In the genome of Triticum dicoccoides isolate Atlit2015 ecotype Zavitan unplaced genomic scaffold, WEW_v2.0 scaffold225460, whole genome shotgun sequence, one region contains:
- the LOC119345322 gene encoding CRC domain-containing protein TSO1-like has protein sequence MSRTTCSCPPKKCFQGTCDCLIGIELCYSGCNCGGDCQNGLSLGTINLAAAQGTTPTVASGSSAAQDTAQTQPLAPSTSTAQGIAQPHPLAPSSFTAAVPKPEAVGELVKCNCSFTKCLNCQCRCFREGLSCVMGRCKCYDCENNPNWLADEDYVECACKTKNCKTRVCGCNKKLKGCNPNCTCIGCENQYGMKGADKSNAGPGGTGGTSDAGGSGSNKQIRIG, from the exons CACTTGTGACTGTTTAATAGGGATTGAGTTATGCTATTCGGGATGCAACTGCGGTGGTGACTGCCAGAACGGCTTATCTCTTGGAACAATCAACCTGGCTGCTGCCCAAGGTACCACCCCAACGGTTGCCTCTGGCTCTTCTGCTGCCCAAGATACTGCTCAAACGCAACCGCTTGCCCCGAGCACTTCTACTGCCCAAGGTATCGCTCAACCACATCCACTTGCCCCGAGCTCTTTTACTGCGGCCGTGCCGAAGCCAGAGGCAGTTGGTGAGCTGGTGAAGTGCAACTGCAGCTTTACCAAATGCCTAAACTG CCAATGCAGATGTTTCAGGGAGGGTTTGAGTTGCGTTATGGGACGTTGCAAGTGCTATGACTGCGAGAACAACCCAAATTGGCTG GCCGACGAGGATTATGTGGAGTGCGCGTGCAAAACCAAAAATTGCAAAACCAGAGTCTGCGGTTGCAACAAG AAACTGAAAGGGTGTAACCCAAATTGCACGTGCATAGGGTGTGAGAATCAGTACGGGATGAAAGGGG CTGATAAGTCCAATGCTGGACCGGGAGGTACGGGTGGCACAAGTGACGCCGGAGGCTCGGGTTCCAACAAGCAAATAAGAATCGGG TGA